One genomic window of Eptesicus fuscus isolate TK198812 chromosome 6, DD_ASM_mEF_20220401, whole genome shotgun sequence includes the following:
- the BRAT1 gene encoding BRCA1-associated ATM activator 1 — MDPECSQLLPALCAALADPRQPVADDTCLEKLLDWFKTITEAGSSLQLLRDSPCLVELLLQALKAPCLSPRVLAFSLRLAGLLAAQEDCFRFLQQGELLPGLFGEAGPLGGAAWTAPTVRSGWVQGLRSLAQHPSALHFLADLGALDTVVALQGDSSLFVASAAGQLLAHILGLSLRGQAEGPPGPRVCDWPASAQTIVGHIEESLCSPAAPRVTQALNVLTTTFGHCHRPWTQVLWVRLSPLVACLLEKDPVPAAHSLVDLLLSVARSPALSSDRSLWETVARALGRLRPAHAGPLALGLLTLQDCPQALSTQAFAVLLQPLACVLKAAAQAPAPPGLPAGPEGDPAAADTLLSSRSACVALLCQTLAHLELLQPLPQRPAPWPQAPLLGAAVTVLRFCNGSAVPAAGSDVGGRLCAILAGCVRVQRAALGFLGALSEDTGPPELVTQVFAVLLDYLRSPDSSPTVLKKAFQATLQWLLSAPAPPGCCALDPPTQLFLRELLPVLQRRLCSPCWEVRDSGLEFLTQVVGHWAGQAGFRHALLASEVPELAQQLLQDPESYVRASAVTAVGQLSSRGLHATPAGPEHPGGPQKSLLLELLHVLATDAEGFPRRAAMQVFTQWLRDGHAEAAEDTERFVARVLQAASRDLDWEVRAQGLELARVFLEQTLGPHAEAAPEAAAPARVAQALRAACRVQLVEFALRALFDYDRPVARKSCDLLLFLRDQAAPGDGVQEAGGSPDVAPVEAALQRWRAGEQGQPLGPLEPEAVLAVLRSMDLEGLRGALAESSDHVERNPQSLLQDMLATVGLLGDNEADCY, encoded by the exons ATGGACCCCGAGTGTTCGCAGCTCCTCCCGGCTCTCTGTGCGGCTCTGGCAGACCCCAGGCAGCCCGTGGCCGATGACACCTGCTTGGAGAAGTTGCTGGACTGGTTTAAAACCATCACTGAAGCAG GGTCCAGCCTGCAGCTGCTGCGGGACAGCCCCTGCCTGGTGGAGCTGCTGCTCCAGGCGCTGAAGGCCCCGTGCCTGAGTCCCCGCGTCCTCGCCTTCTCGCTCCGCCTGGCGGGCCTGCTCGCCGCCCAGGAGGACTGCTTCCGGTTCCTGCAG CAGGGGGAGTTGCTGCCCGGGCTCTTCGGGGAGGCGGGCCCCCTCGGCGGAGCGGCCTGGACGGCGCCCACCGTGCGCAGCGGCTGGGTCCAGGGCCTGCGctccctggcccagcaccccAGCGCCCTGCACTTCCTGGCCGACCTCG GTGCCCTGGACACCGTGGTCGCCCTGCAGGGAGACTCCAGCCTGTTCGTGGCCTCGGCGGCCGGGCAGCTCCTGGCGCACATCCTGGGCCTGTCTCTGCggggccaggccgagggcccccccggcccccgggtGTGCGACTGGCCGGCCAGTGCCCAGACGATCGTGGGCCACATCGAGGAGTCCCTGTgctcccccgccgccccgcggGTCACGCAGGCCCTCAACGTCCTGACCACCACGTTCGGGCACTGCCACCGCCCGTGGACGCAGGTCCTCTGGGTGCGGCTGAGTCCCCTGGTGGCCTGCCTGCTCGAGAAGGACCCGGTGCCAGCCGCACACTCGCTGGTGGACCTCCTCCTCAGCGTGGCCCG GTCCCCCGCGCTGAGCTCCGACCGCAGCCTGTGGGAGACGGTGGCGCGGGCTCTGGGCCGCCTGAGGCCCGCACATGCGGGGCCCCTGGCTCTGGGGCTGCTGACCCTGCAGGACTG tccccaggccctgAGCACCCAGGCCTTCGCcgtcctcctccagcccctggcctgCGTCCTGAAGGCTGCCGCGCAGGCCCCCGCGCCCCCAG GCTTGCCGGCCGGGCCCGAGGGCGACCCGGCGGCGGCGGACACGCTCCTGTCCTCCCGGTCGGCCTGCGTGGCGCTCCTGTGCCAGACCCTGGCCCACCTGGAGCTGCTGCAGCCCCTG CCCCAGCGCCCTGCGCCCTGGCCCCAGGCGCCCCTGCTGGGCGCCGCGGTGACGGTCCTGCGGTTCTGCAATGGCTCGGCGGTGCCCGCCGCCGGCTCCGACGTGGGGGGCCGCCTCTGTGCCATCCTGGCCGGCTGCGTCCGCGTCCAGCGCGCGGCCCTCGGCTTCCTGGGGGCGCTGTCTGAGGACACAG GGCCCCCAGAGCTGGTGACGCAGGTGTTTGCCGTCCTCCTGGATTACCTCCGGAGCCCCGACTCCAGCCCCACG gtTCTGAAGAAGGCCTTCCAGGCCACGCTGCAGTGGCTCCTgagcgcccccgcgccccccggcTGCTGCGCCCTGGACCCCCCCACCCAGCTGTTCCTCAGAG agcTTCTCCCTGTGCTGCAGAGGCGCCTGTGCAGCCCCTGCTGGGAGGTGCGGGACTCGGGCCTCGAGTTCCTGACCCAGGTGGTCGGACACTGGGCAG GACAGGCCGGCTTCCGACACGCGCTCCTGGCGTCCGAGGTGCCCGAGCTCGCGCAGCAGCTCCTGCAGGACCCTGAGAGCTACGTCCGAGCCAGCGCCGTGACCGCCGTGGGGCAGCTCTCCAGCCGAGGGCTGCACGCCACCCCCGCCGGCCCTGAGCACCCCGGGGGCCCGCAG AAGAGCCTGCTCCTGGAGCTGCTGCACGTGCTGGCCACCGACGCGGAGGGCTTCCCCCGCCGGGCCGCCATGCAGGTCTTCACCCAGTGGCTGCGGGACGGCCACGCCGAGGCGGCCGAGGACACGGAGCGCTTCGTGGCCAGGGTGCTCCAGGCGGCGAGCCGGGACCTGGACTGGGAGGTCCGGGCCCAGGGTCTGGAGCTGGCGCGGGTGTTCCTGGAGCAGACGCTGGGCCCTCACGCCGAGGCCGCCCCGGAGGCCGCCGCCCCGGCCCGCGTGGCCCAGGCCCTGCGCGCCGCCTGCCGCGTGCAGCTCGTGGAGTTCGCCTTGCGCGCCCTGTTTGACTACGACCGGCCCGTGGCCCGGAAGTCCTGtgacctcctcctcttcctgcggGACCAGGCCGCCCCCGGGgacggcgtgcaggaggcgggggGCAGCCCCGACGTGGCCCCCGTGGAGGCCGCCCTGCAGAGGTGGCGGGCAGGCGAGCAGGGCCAGCCCCTGGGGCCCCTGGAGCCCGAGGCCGTGCTGGCCGTGCTGCGGTCCATGGACCTGGAGGGCCTCCGGGGGGCGCTGGCCGAGAGCAGTGACCACGTGGAGCGGAACCCCCAGTCGCTCCTGCAGGACATGCTGGCCACCGTGGGCCTCCTGGGGGACAACGAGGCCGACTGCTACTGA